The Bacteroidota bacterium genome includes a region encoding these proteins:
- a CDS encoding SDR family oxidoreductase yields the protein MSNGSTGKYYALILGASSGFGGATAIRLAADGYNIIGVHLDRAVNMPLVNGIIDKIKSYGVEAKFFNMNAADEKKRQEIIESLLSEETHPKIKVVMHSLAFGTLLPFVPTDGGKYITKAQMEMTLDVMAHSLVYWVQDLFQAGLLSEGGRIFGMTSSGGHAIIPSYGAVSAAKASLESHIRQLASELGQFGITANSIMAGVTDTPALRKIPGSVPMLEVARRKNPGGRLTTPEDVADIISLLCKHEARWVSGGVINVDGGEDIVSYVGQNSETI from the coding sequence ATGAGTAATGGATCCACCGGCAAGTATTATGCGCTGATCTTAGGAGCCTCGTCAGGTTTTGGCGGAGCAACAGCCATAAGGCTTGCAGCAGACGGATACAACATCATTGGAGTGCATTTAGACAGGGCGGTCAATATGCCTCTCGTGAACGGGATCATTGATAAAATAAAGAGCTATGGTGTTGAAGCCAAATTCTTCAACATGAACGCAGCAGATGAGAAGAAAAGACAGGAAATTATTGAAAGTCTTCTCTCTGAAGAGACCCACCCAAAAATAAAAGTTGTGATGCATTCGCTGGCATTCGGGACACTGTTGCCATTTGTTCCGACAGACGGCGGGAAGTATATTACAAAAGCACAAATGGAAATGACACTCGATGTCATGGCACATTCCCTTGTTTACTGGGTCCAGGATCTGTTTCAGGCAGGTTTATTATCGGAAGGAGGAAGAATCTTTGGAATGACCAGCTCCGGCGGTCATGCAATAATTCCTTCATACGGAGCTGTATCTGCAGCAAAAGCATCTTTGGAATCGCATATCCGGCAACTCGCAAGTGAACTCGGACAATTTGGTATCACTGCCAATTCAATTATGGCAGGTGTCACTGACACCCCGGCGCTCAGGAAGATTCCGGGAAGTGTACCTATGCTTGAAGTGGCGAGAAGGAAAAATCCCGGTGGCAGACTGACAACCCCTGAAGATGTGGCTGACATTATTTCTTTGCTTTGTAAACATGAAGCCCGCTGGGTTAGTGGTGGTGTTATAAATGTTGACGGTGGTGAAGACATAGTGAGTTATGTAGGTCAGAATAGCGAAACCATTTAA
- a CDS encoding T9SS type A sorting domain-containing protein: MLKRTLFLLASVTLVMSLQAQNKSEYSKHAPVKVEPAVETTASVPLTGGVPTWGPSALNWVAVDTMGNTFGPAIGALNPMAFDPWSGAIMLVHRGRATYGTTSQLFYNYSTDGSTWTRVTPAINSSVTQAARYPSMTFNNPTKGSALTDCLVAFSWPQLNPSAFGDVGAGADESVGAGSTVAILEVGVGRTFSSQVPTFASDNASLILWASDNQVDAALKLWKTADFQAVDTLTPPSWESAAFEEGGSVTLGGASNNGVLYYGVLGTLPLQTPITSGWTPAYSKSTDNGATWSTFKVADFRSIPALARYDRVYDYKKGDAFVSYQGDMNVDKNGFVHFLIQVTDTTVDNNSGLNSLVEIYETANGWDGKVVFEGIGDSSYTKLTGPGLGQTGPDSYLAFDKDRNIMVATWNAPRTITDSLVDIWASYRFVDGGAWSTPVNLTDSPGMNENSHHMAPYVKSNGNGSYTAYVFYHYPAGYTGYYPDATYDTQPSVIYAAGYTFTATGVENESNPTGFVLSQNYPNPFNPSTSIKYTVGERANVTLKVFDMLGREVASLVNEVKEQGSYSVNFDAAKLASGTYVYKLTAGNFVETKKMVLLK; encoded by the coding sequence ATGCTTAAAAGAACACTCTTTTTGCTTGCAAGCGTTACCTTGGTAATGTCACTTCAAGCCCAGAACAAGAGCGAATATAGCAAACACGCTCCGGTAAAAGTTGAACCCGCTGTTGAAACAACAGCATCAGTTCCCCTTACCGGTGGTGTGCCAACATGGGGTCCATCAGCACTTAACTGGGTAGCTGTTGACACCATGGGTAACACTTTCGGACCTGCAATCGGTGCATTGAATCCAATGGCATTCGATCCTTGGTCAGGTGCAATAATGCTGGTACACAGAGGAAGAGCAACCTACGGCACAACAAGCCAGTTGTTCTACAACTACTCGACAGACGGTTCTACATGGACCAGAGTAACCCCTGCAATCAACTCCAGCGTTACACAGGCTGCAAGATATCCATCAATGACCTTCAACAACCCAACAAAGGGAAGTGCATTGACAGACTGTCTCGTTGCTTTCTCATGGCCACAGCTCAATCCATCAGCTTTTGGTGATGTAGGTGCGGGTGCAGATGAATCAGTAGGTGCAGGAAGCACAGTAGCCATCCTCGAAGTAGGTGTGGGCCGTACTTTCTCATCACAGGTTCCAACTTTCGCAAGTGATAATGCTTCATTGATACTTTGGGCATCGGACAATCAGGTAGATGCAGCTTTAAAACTGTGGAAAACCGCTGATTTCCAGGCTGTTGATACATTGACACCTCCATCATGGGAGAGTGCTGCATTTGAAGAAGGCGGATCTGTAACATTAGGTGGAGCATCAAACAATGGTGTTCTTTACTATGGTGTTTTAGGTACACTTCCTCTTCAGACCCCAATCACATCCGGTTGGACACCTGCTTACTCAAAATCGACTGACAATGGTGCTACCTGGTCAACATTTAAAGTTGCTGATTTCAGAAGCATCCCTGCTCTTGCCAGATATGACAGAGTATATGACTACAAAAAAGGCGATGCATTTGTTTCCTACCAGGGTGACATGAATGTTGATAAAAACGGTTTCGTTCATTTCCTGATTCAGGTAACCGATACTACTGTTGACAACAACAGCGGTTTGAACTCACTTGTTGAAATCTATGAAACAGCTAATGGCTGGGACGGAAAAGTTGTGTTTGAAGGAATTGGCGACAGCTCCTATACAAAACTTACAGGTCCTGGACTTGGTCAGACCGGTCCTGACAGCTACCTCGCTTTCGATAAAGACAGAAATATCATGGTTGCTACATGGAATGCTCCACGCACCATTACTGACAGTCTTGTTGACATTTGGGCTTCCTACAGATTTGTAGATGGTGGCGCATGGTCAACTCCTGTTAATCTTACAGACAGCCCTGGAATGAATGAAAATTCACACCACATGGCTCCTTATGTAAAGAGCAATGGCAACGGTTCATACACTGCCTATGTATTCTATCACTACCCTGCAGGTTACACAGGATACTATCCTGACGCAACCTACGATACACAGCCATCAGTTATTTATGCTGCCGGATATACATTCACAGCAACAGGTGTTGAAAATGAATCGAACCCGACAGGATTTGTTCTTTCACAGAACTATCCTAACCCGTTCAATCCTTCAACATCAATCAAATACACCGTTGGTGAAAGAGCAAATGTTACCCTTAAGGTATTCGATATGCTCGGTAGAGAAGTTGCATCATTAGTAAATGAAGTAAAAGAACAAGGTTCATACTCTGTGAATTTTGACGCTGCAAAACTTGCTTCAGGTACATATGTATACAAACTTACTGCCGGAAACTTTGTAGAAACCAAGAAAATGGTTCTCCTCAAGTAA
- the dut gene encoding dUTP diphosphatase: MNENLVLKFKRIDDSMSDIPLPEYQTGGAAGMDIRAGIEERVVIPKGGFAAIPTNLQVEIPAGYEIQVRPRSGLAFKNGIGVLNAPGTIDEDYRGEIKVILFNFGQEDFEIKRGDRIAQLILGKVHRAKIEETKIISETERGSGGFGSTGKG, translated from the coding sequence ATGAACGAAAATTTAGTTTTGAAATTCAAGAGAATTGACGATTCAATGTCGGATATCCCCCTTCCGGAGTATCAGACCGGGGGTGCTGCAGGAATGGATATCAGAGCGGGAATTGAAGAGAGGGTAGTGATTCCAAAAGGTGGATTCGCCGCAATTCCCACCAATCTGCAGGTGGAGATTCCTGCCGGTTATGAGATTCAGGTAAGACCCAGAAGCGGTCTCGCTTTTAAAAACGGTATCGGGGTATTAAATGCTCCGGGTACCATTGATGAAGACTATCGCGGTGAAATAAAGGTTATCCTCTTCAATTTCGGGCAGGAAGACTTCGAAATAAAGCGGGGTGACAGGATTGCCCAGCTAATCCTTGGGAAGGTGCATCGTGCAAAAATCGAAGAAACAAAGATTATCAGTGAAACAGAAAGAGGCTCCGGCGGGTTTGGTTCCACCGGGAAGGGATAG
- the nadC gene encoding carboxylating nicotinate-nucleotide diphosphorylase gives MKQIDRIIESALEEDIKSGDITTEAIIKENRPATGIFRAKEDGVLAGVAVARQVFELVDETVEFNVFFDDGSVIKKGDILIEVEGNAASILVAERTSLNFLQRMSGIASLSAQYARAVEGTTVRILDTRKTAPGLRLTDKLAVKTGGCLNHRTGLYDMYLIKDNHIEAAGSISDAVKAVKEHQTENETSYKIEVEVKNLEELKEALESSVDVIMLDNFNVEEIRKAVEITNNTCLLEASGGITLENVREIAETGVDYISIGALTHSVKALDISLDLKLKPKE, from the coding sequence CTGAAACAGATTGACAGGATAATTGAGTCAGCTCTCGAAGAAGATATAAAGAGCGGCGACATTACCACAGAAGCAATTATCAAAGAAAACCGTCCCGCAACTGGAATTTTCCGGGCGAAGGAAGATGGAGTGCTTGCCGGAGTGGCTGTTGCCCGTCAGGTTTTCGAGCTTGTAGATGAAACTGTTGAATTTAATGTCTTTTTTGATGATGGATCCGTAATTAAAAAAGGTGACATACTTATTGAAGTTGAGGGAAATGCAGCTTCGATACTTGTGGCAGAGAGAACATCCCTGAACTTCCTTCAGAGAATGTCAGGAATTGCATCTCTGTCAGCGCAATATGCGAGAGCTGTAGAAGGAACCACAGTCAGGATTCTCGATACAAGAAAAACAGCTCCCGGATTGCGACTTACGGACAAGCTTGCTGTGAAGACAGGTGGATGCCTCAATCACCGGACCGGGCTTTATGACATGTACCTAATAAAAGACAATCATATTGAGGCTGCCGGATCGATTTCTGACGCGGTAAAAGCAGTAAAAGAGCATCAGACAGAAAATGAGACTTCATACAAGATCGAGGTTGAAGTAAAGAATCTTGAAGAGCTGAAAGAGGCTCTCGAGAGCAGTGTGGATGTTATTATGCTCGACAATTTCAATGTGGAAGAGATCAGAAAAGCGGTGGAAATAACCAACAATACCTGTCTGCTCGAAGCATCGGGAGGGATAACCCTTGAAAATGTAAGGGAAATTGCAGAGACCGGCGTTGACTACATTTCAATAGGGGCACTCACTCACAGCGTCAAGGCACTTGATATTTCGCTTGATCTGAAGCTCAAACCCAAAGAATGA
- the trxA gene encoding thioredoxin, with amino-acid sequence MKPVTITDQNFNDEVTKSNIPVLIDFWAVWCGPCRAIAPVVEQLAAEYDGKIKIGKLDVDENPETAVKFGVRSIPTLLLFKNGQVVDTIIGAVQKQVIVQKITPYI; translated from the coding sequence ATGAAACCGGTAACAATAACCGACCAGAATTTTAATGACGAAGTAACCAAATCAAACATACCTGTTCTTATCGATTTTTGGGCTGTTTGGTGCGGACCTTGCCGTGCAATCGCGCCTGTTGTGGAACAACTCGCAGCTGAGTATGACGGAAAGATCAAGATAGGCAAGCTGGATGTAGATGAGAACCCTGAAACTGCTGTAAAGTTTGGGGTAAGAAGCATTCCAACACTTTTACTTTTTAAGAACGGACAGGTGGTTGACACAATAATAGGGGCTGTTCAGAAACAGGTAATAGTACAAAAAATAACCCCGTACATCTAA
- the dnaE gene encoding DNA polymerase III subunit alpha — protein MGKFVHLHNHTHYSLQDAACTVKSLVKAAAGFEMHAVALTDHGVMYGIPEFYKAAKGAGMKPILGMEAYITIENKSRFDKTVELDPVTGNRKKAYHHLILLAKNNQGFKNLIKLSSRGFLEGYYYKPRIDLELLKEYSEGLICTSACLGGVVSFYLRRRDYSKAKEVSKQYQEIFGDDFYLEIQDHKIADDRLILDGMPKLGKELGIKLVATNDCHYIKREDAIAHNILLKLSEKGGETDYKSLRYGTDQIYFKSQEEMTSLFKDYPESIASTLEIADKCDVNLDKKEYFFPKFPIPAESPDQTLDGYFEFLSREKFDEVFPGEKSDDLRERFEYELKTIKEMGFAGYFLIVQDFIDAAKKMGVAVGPGRGSAAGSLIAFVLRITKINPLDYDLLFERFLNPARKSMPDIDVDFSDEKRGKVIDYVKQKYGSESVSQIITFSTLASKAAIKDVGRVLNVPLHIVNYITKFIPSIFGKVYSIEKALAEVPELKDYSKTTDPTMIELFKYAKTLEGMNRNASKHAAGVVIAPGDVSDYVPLAVVDTSSMEAVSQYNMKELEAAGLLKMDFLGLRTLSIIEDTLAMVKETRPRGEWVEDIDSIPLDDQLTYDVFADGRTTGIFQFESVPMRKHLKRLKPQSIKDLAAMNALYRPGPMENIDDFIDRKYGRQRVTYLHPKLEPILQETYGIIVYQEQVIRIANQLAGMSLAEADILRRAMGKKDVEAMQKQRKIFVEAAEAHGVEAKTAGEVFDLIDKFANYGFNKSHAVAYSYLAYQTAFLKAHFTEEFLAANMTHEFGKQEKVTLFLEDCRKLGIEVLSPDVNKPAKFFTVERKKIRFGLSAIKNVGETAVDSIIAARKKLGRDFKSVYEFASLVDLRLVNKRAMEGLVMAGAFDSINTNRRAIFESIPEIITFGQNVRELNDDSTASLFGEDVLQETIVEPSLAQVEDWSPDDRFMSELEVTGFYISNHPMSAYELEERAFSFTSNVDNFETINGKPVGLCGVVNNLETKISAKGQTFANFTVNGLSGMFECTMWAKAYERHISLITNGAVLYFNGTAELNGDSVKILVENAMPIENCIEKFTRRLKITIDPARLPLDALGKIYDISVASPGNVEIFFEYLERENGKVRPRIFRASFQKISVNRNIINKLGEIVGEENLMVDR, from the coding sequence ATGGGTAAATTTGTACACTTACACAATCACACACACTACAGTTTGCAGGATGCTGCGTGTACGGTAAAGAGCCTGGTTAAGGCTGCTGCCGGATTCGAGATGCATGCCGTAGCTCTTACCGATCATGGTGTCATGTATGGCATCCCGGAGTTTTATAAAGCTGCCAAGGGAGCGGGGATGAAACCGATCCTCGGGATGGAAGCTTACATCACAATTGAGAACAAGAGCAGATTTGACAAAACTGTTGAACTGGATCCCGTCACCGGAAACAGGAAGAAAGCATACCACCACCTTATACTTTTGGCAAAGAACAACCAGGGATTTAAGAATCTGATTAAACTTTCCTCGAGAGGTTTTTTGGAAGGTTACTATTACAAGCCAAGAATTGACCTGGAACTCCTAAAGGAGTATTCCGAAGGATTGATCTGTACTTCCGCGTGTCTCGGGGGGGTGGTCTCCTTCTACCTCAGACGAAGGGATTACTCAAAAGCAAAGGAAGTGTCGAAACAGTATCAGGAGATTTTTGGTGATGACTTTTATCTGGAGATTCAGGATCACAAGATTGCCGATGACAGGCTGATCCTTGACGGAATGCCAAAACTTGGAAAAGAACTGGGCATCAAACTCGTTGCAACGAACGATTGTCACTACATAAAACGCGAAGATGCCATCGCCCACAACATCCTCCTGAAGCTCTCTGAAAAAGGGGGTGAGACTGATTATAAAAGTTTAAGATACGGCACAGATCAGATATATTTCAAGTCGCAGGAAGAGATGACTTCCCTTTTTAAGGACTATCCCGAGTCGATAGCCAGCACTCTTGAAATTGCCGACAAGTGTGATGTCAATCTTGACAAGAAGGAATATTTCTTCCCGAAATTCCCCATCCCCGCGGAATCACCCGACCAGACACTTGACGGTTATTTTGAATTTTTATCGCGGGAGAAGTTTGATGAAGTGTTCCCCGGTGAGAAAAGTGATGATTTGAGGGAAAGATTTGAGTATGAGCTCAAAACAATCAAGGAGATGGGATTTGCGGGGTATTTTCTCATCGTGCAGGACTTCATCGATGCGGCAAAAAAGATGGGTGTTGCTGTAGGGCCCGGAAGAGGATCTGCTGCCGGCTCGCTGATTGCCTTTGTGCTCAGAATTACCAAGATAAATCCGCTTGACTACGATCTCCTTTTTGAGAGGTTTTTGAATCCTGCAAGAAAGTCGATGCCTGATATTGATGTCGATTTTTCAGATGAAAAGAGGGGCAAGGTGATCGATTATGTCAAGCAGAAGTACGGGTCAGAGTCGGTTTCTCAAATTATAACTTTTTCCACACTCGCATCGAAAGCTGCGATAAAGGATGTGGGACGGGTGCTAAATGTCCCTCTGCATATAGTAAATTATATCACAAAATTCATACCTTCCATCTTCGGCAAGGTTTACAGTATCGAAAAGGCACTCGCAGAAGTTCCCGAACTAAAAGATTATTCCAAGACCACCGATCCCACGATGATCGAGCTCTTCAAGTATGCGAAAACACTGGAGGGGATGAACCGGAATGCATCAAAGCATGCCGCGGGTGTGGTAATTGCTCCCGGTGATGTAAGTGATTATGTACCTCTCGCTGTGGTTGACACCTCGAGCATGGAGGCAGTGTCTCAGTATAATATGAAGGAACTTGAAGCGGCGGGTCTCCTAAAGATGGACTTCCTCGGGCTTCGTACCCTTTCAATTATTGAGGATACTTTGGCAATGGTAAAGGAGACCAGACCCAGGGGGGAGTGGGTCGAGGATATTGACTCGATTCCATTGGACGATCAGCTTACCTACGATGTGTTTGCAGACGGAAGGACAACAGGCATCTTTCAGTTTGAATCGGTGCCAATGAGAAAGCACCTCAAGAGACTGAAGCCACAATCAATAAAAGACCTTGCAGCGATGAATGCGTTGTACAGGCCCGGTCCGATGGAAAACATCGATGACTTTATCGACAGGAAATATGGAAGACAGAGGGTAACCTATCTGCATCCAAAACTTGAGCCGATTTTACAAGAGACCTATGGTATCATCGTATATCAGGAGCAGGTAATAAGAATTGCGAATCAACTTGCAGGCATGTCGCTTGCAGAAGCGGATATCCTTCGTCGTGCAATGGGTAAGAAGGATGTGGAGGCTATGCAGAAGCAGCGGAAGATATTTGTTGAGGCTGCAGAAGCGCATGGTGTTGAGGCGAAAACAGCGGGTGAGGTTTTCGATTTGATAGACAAATTTGCAAACTACGGATTCAACAAAAGCCATGCTGTTGCATACTCTTATCTGGCATATCAGACGGCATTTCTCAAGGCTCATTTTACAGAGGAGTTCCTCGCAGCGAACATGACGCATGAGTTTGGAAAGCAGGAAAAAGTTACCCTGTTTCTTGAGGACTGCCGTAAACTGGGTATCGAAGTCCTGTCTCCCGATGTAAACAAACCCGCCAAATTTTTCACGGTGGAGAGAAAGAAGATAAGATTCGGGCTCTCCGCGATAAAAAATGTAGGTGAAACAGCAGTTGACAGTATAATCGCTGCAAGAAAAAAACTGGGAAGAGATTTCAAGAGTGTTTATGAATTTGCGTCGCTCGTCGATCTTAGACTTGTAAACAAGAGGGCGATGGAGGGTCTGGTTATGGCAGGTGCATTCGATTCGATCAATACCAACAGGCGGGCGATTTTTGAGTCGATCCCTGAGATAATTACATTCGGGCAGAATGTTCGTGAACTGAACGATGACAGTACAGCAAGCCTGTTTGGTGAGGATGTTCTTCAGGAGACCATCGTGGAGCCGTCTCTGGCGCAGGTTGAGGACTGGAGCCCGGATGACAGATTCATGAGTGAACTGGAAGTTACGGGATTCTACATTTCGAACCATCCCATGTCGGCTTATGAACTTGAGGAACGGGCTTTTTCGTTCACATCGAATGTCGATAATTTTGAGACTATCAATGGAAAACCTGTGGGTCTCTGTGGCGTAGTCAACAATCTTGAAACAAAAATCAGTGCAAAAGGACAGACCTTTGCCAACTTCACCGTGAACGGGTTAAGCGGCATGTTTGAGTGTACCATGTGGGCAAAGGCATATGAGAGGCACATCAGTCTGATAACCAACGGGGCGGTTCTTTATTTCAACGGGACTGCAGAGCTTAATGGTGATTCAGTAAAAATACTGGTTGAAAATGCCATGCCAATTGAGAATTGCATCGAAAAGTTTACGAGACGGTTAAAAATTACGATCGACCCCGCCCGTCTCCCGCTTGATGCACTTGGGAAAATTTATGACATATCAGTAGCGAGCCCCGGAAATGTGGAGATATTTTTTGAATATCTGGAGAGGGAAAACGGTAAGGTAAGGCCAAGGATATTCAGGGCGTCATTTCAAAAGATAAGTGTAAACAGGAATATCATCAACAAGTTGGGTGAAATAGTCGGTGAAGAAAACCTTATGGTGGACAGGTAA
- a CDS encoding polysaccharide biosynthesis C-terminal domain-containing protein — MIDKLKQLSKETVIYGISTVVGRFLNFVLVPFYSNIFNPDDMGVVANLYSYMAIFNIVFIYGMDSAYLKMGSMKENRGSSKVFTTSYLTILTSTAIFSVILFLLKPHLGISISIDSAVSGKYEHLISYAINILALDALTVLPFIYLRLENKALLFSKIRVINILINIGLNFILILGFKMGVEAVLISNLVASIYSFMALIPYVHGNLSTEYDFSLLKRILKFGLPFLPAGFAAMMMQVIDKPIVERLTDLKTLGIYNANYKLGIFMMLFVSMFQFAWQPFFLKHASDDNAKQLFSKVFTYFTIAGSVIVVILSLFIENITELGYGRVHFLGEAFWSGRNIIPVILLGYLFYGFYVNFNASFYIKEKSIPIPVLLGAGAIVNIALNFLLIPVFGMMGAALATLGCYVVIAIAFFYYGRKLFEIDYEFRKIFTILILITGVFVVYYLFISGQSVSVFIKLGLSLGYLALLVVTGVMSTRELKIIGDIVKGLPKKFKRN, encoded by the coding sequence ATGATTGATAAATTAAAGCAACTTTCAAAGGAAACGGTTATCTATGGAATCTCAACCGTAGTTGGCCGCTTCCTTAATTTTGTTTTAGTCCCTTTCTACAGTAATATTTTTAATCCCGATGACATGGGAGTGGTGGCTAACCTCTATTCCTATATGGCGATATTTAATATCGTGTTTATTTATGGAATGGACTCTGCTTATTTAAAGATGGGTTCGATGAAAGAAAACAGGGGGTCTTCAAAAGTTTTCACAACTTCCTATCTGACAATTCTAACTTCGACAGCAATTTTTTCAGTTATTCTTTTCCTTTTGAAGCCACATTTGGGGATTTCGATCAGTATCGATTCTGCCGTATCGGGGAAATATGAACACCTGATCTCTTATGCAATAAACATACTCGCACTTGATGCACTGACTGTACTCCCTTTTATTTATCTCCGTCTGGAAAACAAAGCTCTTTTATTCTCCAAAATACGGGTGATAAATATCCTGATAAATATCGGGTTGAATTTTATTCTGATTCTTGGTTTCAAGATGGGGGTGGAAGCGGTGCTCATTTCAAATCTCGTGGCTTCAATCTATTCTTTTATGGCTCTGATTCCTTATGTTCATGGAAATCTCTCGACAGAATACGATTTTTCGCTTCTGAAACGGATATTAAAATTCGGACTTCCTTTTCTTCCTGCAGGATTTGCAGCCATGATGATGCAGGTGATTGATAAGCCAATTGTGGAGAGGCTTACCGATCTTAAGACTCTCGGTATTTACAATGCGAACTATAAACTCGGCATTTTCATGATGCTTTTTGTGAGCATGTTTCAGTTTGCATGGCAGCCTTTTTTCCTGAAACACGCTTCTGATGACAATGCGAAGCAACTATTTTCGAAGGTTTTTACATACTTTACCATTGCAGGAAGTGTAATTGTGGTGATTCTCTCCCTGTTTATTGAGAATATCACAGAGCTGGGGTATGGCAGGGTTCATTTTTTGGGAGAGGCATTCTGGTCGGGCAGAAATATCATTCCTGTAATACTTCTGGGATATCTCTTCTACGGATTTTATGTTAATTTCAATGCTTCATTTTATATTAAAGAGAAGAGTATACCGATTCCCGTACTGCTGGGAGCAGGGGCAATAGTTAACATTGCTCTAAATTTCCTTCTTATCCCTGTTTTTGGTATGATGGGGGCTGCGCTTGCCACACTCGGTTGTTATGTTGTTATTGCAATTGCGTTCTTTTATTATGGCAGAAAGCTGTTTGAGATAGACTACGAATTCAGAAAAATATTTACAATCCTGATTCTGATCACGGGAGTGTTTGTAGTCTATTATTTGTTTATTTCGGGGCAGTCTGTTTCAGTATTTATAAAACTTGGTTTGAGTCTGGGATACCTTGCTCTGCTCGTTGTGACGGGAGTGATGAGCACGAGAGAATTAAAAATAATCGGCGACATTGTTAAAGGTCTGCCAAAGAAATTTAAGAGGAATTAG